A genomic window from Lotus japonicus ecotype B-129 chromosome 1, LjGifu_v1.2 includes:
- the LOC130732318 gene encoding uncharacterized protein LOC130732318, protein MYDLKRNHWEDFSYCGKNKFSIRIFDRLMNQISYGAGPSVRQPDVGSSGKNGEEVVVSDVGDKDEVGGEVPVDDVGGKVEVGGEVSVPVADVGDKDEDGVEVPVPVADVGGEIPLADVGGQFMDVDNIEENDVIMISSDDEEDDGIVQLSDEEEDDEIMQLSDGEEDDSVERVIHNFDKVISSSDSGGGQTMALPKLYVVNHIRANWENIVLQTPRGRTYSCLLKRRNPRKIDTPIHIAKDWYQYVKDHELKYRDAVHFRPVSTHNNLVNVTITRGQPYV, encoded by the exons ATGTATGATTTGAAAAGAAATCATTGGGAAGATTTCTCCTATTGTGGAAAGAACAAGTTTTCTATCAGGATATTTGATAGACTGATGAATCAAATAAGCTATGGTGCTGGCCCTTCTGTAAGGCAACCTGATGTTGGGAGTTCAGGTAAGAATGGTGAAGAGGTGGTTGTGTCTGATGTTGGTGATAAGGATGAAGTTGGTGGGGAAGTTCCAGTGGATGATGTCGGTGGTAAGGTTGAAGTTGGTGGGGAAGTTTCAGTTCCAGTGGCTGATGTTGGTGATAAGGATGAAGATGGTGTGGAAGTTCCAGTTCCAGTGGCTGATGTTGGTGGGGAGATACCATTAGCTGATGTTGGTGGGCAGTTTATGGATGTGGATAACATTGAAGAGAATGATGTAATTATGATATCAAGTGATGATGAGGAGGATGATGGAATTGTGCAATTAagtgatgaggaggaggatgatgaaATTATGCAATTGAGTGATGGAGAGGAGGATGATAGTGTGGAGAGGGTTATTCATAATTTTGATAAGGTCATTAGCAGCTCTGATTCTGGTGGAGGCCAGACAATG gcATTGCCTAAGTTGTATGTGGTGAATCATATTAGGGCAAACTGGGAGAATATCGTTCTACAAACCCCTAGGGGTAGAACTTATAGTTGTCTTCTGAAAAGAAGGAATCCAAGGAAGATTGATACTCCAATCCACATTGCAAAGGATTGGTATCAATATGTGAAGGATCATGAGTTGAAGTATAGGGATGCTGTGCACTTTAGGCCAGTTAGCACTCACAACAATTTGGTTAATGTTACCATTACCCGTGGGCAGCCGTA TGTATAA